A single Anabrus simplex isolate iqAnaSimp1 chromosome 10, ASM4041472v1, whole genome shotgun sequence DNA region contains:
- the LOC136882018 gene encoding metabotropic glutamate receptor 3 isoform X2 — protein sequence MEFLGLLILLVLAPASLQDDTAPPLPPKTSELHRLELSTEFFLVPERNVPPSPAVVVVTRNPADTSHHHVPPPSNKTNKPGLLRREVWVIPLLVFSSLIMVVIAGFEVFVLCKAWRTTPSRRHLFLGQMLLLGLFLCAGLGAVMAATPTPATCGTVRFGTGVAYAIVFAALLVKCVFLISLNGGVYLPAPYQALLLLFAVLIQVAVGLQWLLNAPPKVDMLTLEDSLSTSVHHRLVVTAEDLTPYPLCHTPYTDILLSLLYVVCLILFVAVLAIKSRGIRDNYREATFIGLAVGCSIPIWLVWVLCGLLVHDRHRDACLAFGLVTTSTVVFLVMFMPKGRQLAAMGKEGVYVEDREERFSSLSPPGSGYSPSFFHFKPVKYSVPPPPPVAPVPTHKQQPTVTTIAGGIYVKPDDGNVYTTLEPTLSSNPNVFFQRSGVHPGMMY from the coding sequence ATGGAGTTCCTTGGGCTGCTCATCCTCCTCGTCCTGGCGCCGGCGTCGCTCCAGGATGACACAGCGCCGCCATTGCCGCCCAAGACATCAGAACTTCATCGCTTGGAACTCAGCACGGAATTCTTCCTCGTGCCAGAACGAAATGTGCCTCCTTCGCCAGCTGTGGTGGTGGTCACCAGGAACCCTGCGGACACCAGTCACCACCACGTTCCACCACCCAGCAATAAGACCAACAAGCCCGGCCTGCTGAGGCGGGAAGTGTGGGTGATTCCCCTGTTAGTGTTCTCTAGCCTCATCATGGTGGTCATAGCAGGCTTTGAAGTGTTCGTACTGTGCAAGGCGTGGCGGACAACACCCAGCAGACGGCACCTGTTCCTAGGACAGATGTTGCTGCTAGGTCTCTTTCTCTGTGCGGGACTTGGGGCAGTGATGGCAGCCACGCCGACGCCTGCTACGTGTGGCACGGTTCGTTTCGGTACTGGCGTAGCCTATGCTATTGTGTTTGCAGCTCTGTTGGTGAAGTGCGTGTTCCTCATCAGTTTAAATGGAGGTGTTTATCTGCCAGCTCCGTATCAAGCTTTGCTGTTGCTCTTTGCGGTGTTGATCCAAGTGGCTGTAGGACTTCAGTGGTTGTTGAATGCACCTCCCAAAGTCGATATGCTTACACTAGAGGATTCCCTGTCGACGAGCGTGCACCACAGACTGGTGGTGACGGCAGAAGACTTGACACCCTATCCTCTGTGTCACACCCCATACACAGACATTCTGCTCTCCCTGTTGTATGTGGTATGCCTCATCTTGTTCGTGGCTGTGTTGGCTATCAAGTCCCGCGGTATCAGAGACAACTACAGAGAAGCCACCTTCATTGGCCTCGCGGTCGGGTGCTCCATCCCCATTTGGCTGGTTTGGGTGCTTTGCGGTCTCTTGGTCCACGACAGGCACAGAGACGCTTGCTTGGCCTTTGGGCTCGTAACGACGTCCACCGTCGTCTTTCTCGTCATGTTCATGCCGAAGGGTCGACAGCTAGCTGCGATGGGCAAGGAAGGAGTGTACGTCGAAGACAGGGAGGAGAGGTTCAGCTCCCTGAGTCCGCCAGGATCAGGATACTCGCCGTCTTTCTTTCACTTCAAGCCAGTAAAGTATAGTGTGCCACCTCCACCGCCCGTGGCACCAGTGCCGACACACAAACAACAGCCGACTGTTACAACGATAGCAG